In one Deinococcus radiopugnans ATCC 19172 genomic region, the following are encoded:
- a CDS encoding pseudouridine-5'-phosphate glycosidase — translation MNLPGIRPEVAALMDLTPEVAAALQAGGPVVALESTIISHGMPYPQNVDMAREVEQIVRDNGATPATIAVLGGRLKVGLSPDELETLATDKTVQKISTRDLPVTVALEQNGATTVASTMRIASLAGIRVFATGGTGGVHRGAGQTMDISADLLELARTEVCVVSAGVKSILDIGLTLEVLETQGVPAITLGSEEFPAFYSRRIGFASPLSVANEAEAARVLHAKWTLGLGGGVMLANPIPEADEIPADEMAGQIEQALADMNALGLTGKDTTPYLLGRIVEITGGRSLDTNIALVRHNAAVAARVAVEYARLEA, via the coding sequence ATGAACCTCCCAGGAATTCGCCCTGAAGTCGCCGCTTTAATGGACCTGACCCCTGAAGTCGCCGCCGCGCTCCAGGCCGGGGGACCGGTGGTGGCGCTGGAAAGCACCATCATCAGTCACGGCATGCCCTACCCGCAGAACGTGGACATGGCGCGCGAGGTAGAGCAGATCGTGCGCGACAACGGCGCGACGCCCGCCACGATTGCCGTGCTGGGCGGCCGCCTGAAAGTGGGCCTGAGTCCCGACGAGCTGGAAACGCTGGCCACCGACAAGACCGTGCAGAAGATCAGCACCCGTGACCTGCCGGTGACGGTGGCGCTGGAACAGAACGGCGCGACAACGGTGGCCTCCACCATGCGGATCGCCTCGCTGGCCGGCATCCGCGTGTTTGCCACGGGGGGCACCGGCGGCGTCCACCGGGGCGCGGGCCAGACGATGGACATCAGCGCCGATCTGCTGGAACTGGCCCGCACCGAGGTCTGCGTGGTCAGCGCCGGGGTCAAGAGCATTCTGGACATCGGCCTGACGCTGGAGGTGCTCGAAACCCAGGGCGTGCCCGCCATCACGCTGGGCAGCGAGGAATTCCCCGCCTTCTACTCGCGCCGCATCGGGTTTGCCTCGCCGCTGAGCGTGGCGAACGAGGCCGAGGCCGCCCGCGTGCTGCACGCCAAGTGGACCCTGGGTCTGGGCGGCGGCGTGATGCTCGCCAACCCCATTCCCGAGGCGGACGAGATTCCTGCCGACGAGATGGCCGGGCAGATCGAGCAGGCCTTGGCGGACATGAACGCGCTGGGGCTGACCGGCAAGGACACCACGCCGTACCTGCTGGGCCGCATCGTGGAGATCACCGGC